A window of Pedobacter lusitanus contains these coding sequences:
- a CDS encoding transglycosylase domain-containing protein — MRLPKINIPKKYIKTGAWVLGVFLVIIIILGSVAYSKREALLKQMIAKAIKKADTDYGLAIKIGNAGFNGLSTVHMKDISVVPKDRDTLSTVADLTIGVKLFPLLFGDVKLAEIALNSGKVNVVLKDSLTNLDFILKRKKKDKKDNKAKIDLSEIAHDVLNQVLNKIPDDMEMKDLLFTLNDNDTAKLNFLTTTATIDGGDLKSTILVNGREATWHIDGKLKPGKKQMDVIFFADGQKVELPYLENKLHTKLSFDTVRTEMKSADYSGDNFKITGSWSVKNLLINHPKIASNDIVVKDAKIDADMLIGPNFVALDSTSTVFLKDAAIHPYLKYTLTPNKIYEVKLHADEQDAQAVLNAFPEGLFESLDGLQVKGKIKYDLNFYLDSSTPDSLKFTSALTPYNFKIVKWGKLNLQKINDTFVYTPYEYGKPMRDITIGPSNPNYTPLSEISSNFKNALLTSEDPSFYTHKGFVEESIRKSFVINFKEKKFVRGGSTISMQLVKNVFLSRQKTLARKAEEILIVWLIENNHLISKQRMLEVYFNIIEMGKNIYGIGEASRQYFGKSPSQLNIGEGIFLANIVPRPKIAMFKFRGDGGLKDYMLPYFRYMGRIMAKRGLTPADTSGYGFYNVRLREGLRRYLLPDSAKVDTAAFDTDTDAPVKMQDESKNLFDRLFGRSKKDTTTKQLTVQDTVKKTRKELRRERREKRRLEKEKEAN, encoded by the coding sequence ATGCGTCTTCCAAAAATAAACATCCCTAAAAAATACATCAAAACAGGTGCATGGGTTCTAGGGGTATTTCTTGTAATCATCATCATTCTTGGTTCTGTAGCCTACAGCAAAAGAGAAGCTCTCCTTAAACAAATGATAGCCAAGGCTATTAAGAAGGCAGACACAGATTACGGATTAGCTATAAAAATAGGTAACGCCGGTTTCAACGGACTGAGTACAGTACACATGAAAGATATTTCTGTAGTGCCAAAAGACAGGGATACATTATCCACTGTAGCTGACCTCACTATTGGGGTTAAGCTCTTTCCTTTACTTTTTGGCGATGTTAAACTGGCAGAAATTGCTTTAAATTCCGGAAAGGTTAACGTGGTTTTGAAGGATAGTCTGACCAATCTGGACTTTATTCTGAAAAGAAAGAAGAAAGATAAAAAAGACAATAAAGCAAAAATTGATCTGAGTGAAATTGCTCATGACGTACTTAATCAGGTATTAAATAAAATACCTGATGATATGGAGATGAAAGACCTTCTTTTTACACTGAATGATAATGATACGGCAAAACTGAATTTCCTGACTACGACAGCTACAATTGATGGTGGAGACTTAAAATCAACTATTCTTGTGAATGGGCGTGAAGCTACCTGGCATATTGATGGTAAACTGAAACCGGGTAAAAAGCAAATGGATGTAATTTTCTTTGCTGACGGACAAAAGGTCGAATTGCCTTACCTGGAAAATAAACTACATACAAAATTAAGTTTTGACACGGTCAGAACTGAGATGAAAAGTGCCGATTACAGTGGGGACAATTTTAAAATCACAGGGTCATGGTCTGTCAAAAACCTATTAATCAACCATCCCAAAATAGCGTCAAATGATATTGTAGTAAAGGATGCGAAGATCGACGCAGATATGTTGATAGGGCCAAACTTTGTTGCCCTGGATAGTACATCAACCGTCTTTTTGAAAGATGCTGCAATTCATCCTTATTTGAAATACACACTTACACCAAATAAAATTTATGAAGTAAAGCTTCATGCTGATGAACAGGATGCACAGGCAGTTTTAAATGCGTTTCCCGAAGGACTATTTGAATCTCTGGATGGATTACAGGTCAAAGGAAAGATTAAGTACGACCTTAATTTCTATCTGGATAGCAGCACACCGGATAGCCTCAAATTTACGTCTGCGCTAACACCATACAACTTTAAAATAGTCAAATGGGGTAAGTTAAATCTGCAAAAGATCAATGATACTTTTGTTTATACACCCTATGAATATGGAAAACCAATGCGGGATATCACCATTGGTCCTTCAAATCCCAACTATACACCGCTCTCGGAAATTTCCAGCAATTTTAAAAATGCACTTTTAACATCTGAAGATCCTTCTTTTTACACACACAAAGGTTTTGTTGAGGAGTCTATACGTAAATCTTTTGTGATTAATTTCAAAGAGAAGAAATTTGTGAGAGGTGGTAGTACAATCTCTATGCAGCTAGTGAAAAATGTATTTCTAAGCCGTCAGAAAACACTAGCCAGGAAAGCAGAAGAAATTCTGATTGTCTGGTTAATTGAAAATAATCACCTCATCAGTAAGCAAAGAATGCTGGAGGTTTATTTCAATATCATTGAAATGGGCAAAAACATTTATGGAATCGGTGAGGCATCCAGACAATATTTTGGCAAAAGTCCGTCGCAACTGAACATAGGTGAAGGCATTTTTCTGGCAAATATAGTTCCGCGTCCAAAAATAGCCATGTTCAAATTCCGCGGTGACGGAGGACTTAAAGATTATATGCTGCCTTACTTCAGATATATGGGTAGAATAATGGCTAAAAGAGGTTTAACGCCTGCAGATACCAGTGGTTATGGCTTTTATAATGTACGACTAAGAGAAGGCCTGCGCCGTTACCTGCTGCCTGATTCAGCAAAGGTTGATACAGCTGCTTTTGATACAGACACCGATGCACCTGTTAAAATGCAGGATGAATCAAAAAACCTTTTTGACAGGCTATTTGGCCGGTCTAAAAAAGATACCACGACAAAACAACTAACGGTACAGGACACAGTAAAAAAGACAAGAAAAGAACTGCGAAGGGAAAGACGGGAAAAACGCCGTCTGGAAAAAGAAAAAGAAGCAAATTAA
- the hpt gene encoding hypoxanthine phosphoribosyltransferase, whose product MMNTIEVGDRKFEISITNERINERTKLIAAQISADYKDKCPIFIGVLNGSFLFMADLLKETEIPCEVAFMKVSSYQGGLTSSGEMKEIFGLPDNLKDRHLILVEDIVDTGFTLKYILEKVYLQAPASVRVCSLLFKPEAILSPIKELEYVGFEIPNEFVVGYGLDYDELGRNLKHIYRTIS is encoded by the coding sequence ATGATGAATACGATAGAAGTTGGAGACAGAAAGTTCGAGATATCGATAACGAACGAACGCATTAACGAGCGTACAAAATTGATTGCAGCACAAATCAGTGCAGATTATAAAGATAAATGCCCGATTTTTATTGGGGTATTAAATGGCAGCTTTTTATTTATGGCTGATCTGCTTAAGGAAACAGAAATCCCATGCGAGGTGGCTTTTATGAAAGTTTCAAGCTATCAGGGAGGTTTAACAAGCAGTGGAGAAATGAAAGAAATATTCGGCCTGCCTGATAACTTAAAAGACCGTCATCTGATTTTGGTAGAAGATATCGTTGATACTGGTTTTACACTAAAGTACATATTAGAAAAAGTTTATTTGCAGGCCCCGGCTTCTGTTCGTGTCTGCAGCCTCCTTTTTAAGCCGGAAGCGATACTTTCGCCAATTAAAGAATTAGAATATGTTGGCTTTGAGATTCCTAATGAATTTGTAGTTGGTTACGGTCTGGACTATGATGAATTAGGCAGAAATCTTAAACATATTTACCGTACAATTTCATGA
- a CDS encoding phosphatidylserine decarboxylase family protein encodes MTIHKEGYTTIALSLLFIFVLNAIIDYRFADVTWLRWAVYVASFALFVIVLQFFRNPSRSFVTGNNLVICPADGKVVVIEETQENEYFKDKRLQVSIFMSPVNVHINRNPIAGVVKFFKYHPGKYLAAWNPKSSTENERTTVVVEHANGTPVLFRQIAGALARRIVWYVKEGDIVEQTKEFGFIKFGSRVDIFLPVGTKVNLELNQVVKGGITVLAELA; translated from the coding sequence ATGACAATACATAAAGAAGGTTATACAACCATCGCACTCTCACTCCTTTTTATCTTCGTCCTGAATGCCATCATCGACTATAGATTTGCTGATGTTACCTGGTTAAGATGGGCCGTATATGTCGCATCATTTGCTTTATTCGTTATTGTCCTTCAATTCTTCAGAAATCCATCCCGGTCATTTGTAACAGGCAACAATCTGGTAATCTGCCCGGCTGACGGCAAAGTTGTTGTAATCGAAGAAACACAGGAAAATGAATACTTCAAAGACAAAAGATTACAGGTATCCATTTTTATGTCTCCTGTAAACGTTCATATAAACAGAAATCCAATTGCAGGTGTCGTTAAATTTTTCAAGTATCACCCAGGTAAATACCTTGCTGCATGGAACCCCAAATCTTCTACAGAAAATGAGCGTACAACAGTTGTTGTAGAACATGCAAATGGAACGCCTGTATTATTCAGACAGATTGCGGGAGCTCTTGCCAGAAGGATTGTATGGTATGTTAAAGAGGGAGATATAGTAGAACAGACTAAAGAATTCGGTTTTATTAAATTCGGATCCAGAGTAGATATATTCCTTCCTGTTGGTACAAAAGTAAATCTTGAGCTAAATCAGGTAGTTAAAGGCGGGATTACTGTCCTGGCCGAATTAGCATAA
- the rplS gene encoding 50S ribosomal protein L19: MDLVKFVEEQVIAKNEFPAFKSGDTVSVHYKIREGNKERVQIYQGVVLQRNSVGANETFTVRKMSNGVGVERIFPINSPNIAKIEVNSHGKVRRAKLFYLRELTGKAARIKSKRV, translated from the coding sequence ATGGATTTAGTAAAATTTGTTGAAGAGCAGGTAATCGCAAAGAACGAGTTTCCTGCATTCAAATCAGGAGATACAGTGAGTGTTCACTATAAAATTCGCGAAGGTAATAAAGAACGTGTTCAAATTTACCAAGGTGTAGTCTTACAACGTAACAGCGTAGGTGCTAATGAGACGTTTACTGTTCGTAAAATGTCTAATGGTGTTGGTGTAGAGCGTATCTTCCCAATCAATTCGCCAAACATCGCTAAAATTGAAGTTAACAGTCACGGTAAAGTGCGTAGAGCTAAGTTGTTCTATCTTCGTGAACTGACTGGTAAAGCAGCTCGTATCAAGTCTAAGAGAGTTTAA
- the trmD gene encoding tRNA (guanosine(37)-N1)-methyltransferase TrmD, protein MRFDIITVLPDLLQSPFAHSILQRAQTKGIAEIVVHSLRDYSNNKQRSVDDYPYGGGSGMVMSIEPFARCIDALKEQRTYDEIIFMTPDGVTLNQTMANELSGKGNVIILCGHYKGIDQRIRDIYVTREISIGDYVLSGGELPAAVLVDAIVRLIPGVLNDETSALSDSFQGGLLDAPVYTRPADYKGHQVPEILLSGHELKINNWRHEQALLRTQRLRPDLLED, encoded by the coding sequence ATGCGTTTTGATATCATAACGGTTTTACCGGATTTATTGCAGAGTCCTTTTGCGCACTCTATTTTGCAGAGAGCACAGACCAAAGGCATTGCTGAAATTGTAGTACATAGTCTTAGAGATTATTCCAATAATAAGCAACGAAGTGTGGATGATTATCCATATGGTGGTGGCAGTGGGATGGTGATGTCAATTGAGCCTTTTGCCCGCTGTATTGATGCGTTAAAAGAACAGAGAACCTATGATGAAATTATTTTCATGACTCCTGATGGGGTAACGCTGAACCAAACAATGGCTAATGAGTTATCAGGGAAAGGAAATGTGATTATTTTGTGTGGGCATTACAAGGGAATTGATCAGCGTATCCGGGATATTTATGTGACCCGTGAAATCTCTATTGGTGATTATGTTTTATCTGGTGGAGAATTGCCTGCGGCAGTACTTGTCGATGCAATTGTCAGATTAATACCGGGCGTGCTGAATGATGAGACGTCAGCTTTGAGTGATAGTTTTCAGGGAGGATTACTGGACGCTCCGGTATATACCCGTCCTGCCGATTATAAAGGGCACCAGGTGCCTGAAATCCTGCTGAGCGGTCATGAGTTAAAGATTAACAACTGGAGGCATGAGCAGGCTCTATTGCGTACTCAGCGACTGCGTCCTGATTTGTTGGAAGACTAA
- the rimM gene encoding ribosome maturation factor RimM (Essential for efficient processing of 16S rRNA): MTHEEAFYIGYFTKTKGLKGELQLFFEYDEPGLLDLDVIFADMNGKMVPFFVSACKMQPNSTGNIYLDDIDHIDKAQILLKKKVYLPISKMPDRDDEDFHYTDLKGFIVSDETHGELGEILEVNEYPQQFVATVSYQEKEIMFPLNEDMIVEIDEDAGTLLVDLPDGLLDIYLSN, encoded by the coding sequence ATGACGCACGAAGAAGCTTTTTATATAGGATATTTTACCAAAACAAAGGGATTAAAAGGGGAACTTCAATTGTTCTTTGAATATGATGAACCTGGTCTGCTTGACCTTGATGTCATATTTGCAGATATGAATGGTAAGATGGTGCCTTTTTTCGTGTCGGCATGTAAAATGCAGCCGAACAGTACAGGGAATATTTATCTCGATGATATTGATCATATTGATAAGGCGCAGATTTTACTTAAGAAAAAGGTTTATTTGCCGATCAGTAAAATGCCAGACAGGGATGATGAGGATTTTCATTATACAGACCTGAAAGGGTTTATTGTGTCTGATGAAACTCATGGTGAACTTGGAGAGATACTTGAGGTAAATGAATATCCGCAGCAATTTGTAGCTACAGTATCCTACCAGGAGAAAGAAATTATGTTTCCCCTGAATGAAGATATGATTGTTGAAATTGATGAAGATGCCGGTACGTTGCTGGTTGACCTGCCAGATGGCCTGCTTGATATTTATCTGTCTAATTAA
- a CDS encoding 30S ribosomal protein S16, whose translation MATKIRLQRFGKKSKPFFHVVVADSRSPRDGKFIERLGSYNPNTNPATIEINFEKALDWVNKGAEPTDTCRTILSHKGILYKKHLQGGVKKGALTVEQADAKFAEWLVAKDSKIEGKKDSLTKSKDEVRKTALAAEAKKNADRAAAIALKNAPVAEEVVVEETTEETPVAETPTEDAPATEETKEEEA comes from the coding sequence ATGGCAACTAAAATCAGATTGCAAAGATTCGGTAAAAAGAGCAAACCTTTTTTCCACGTAGTGGTAGCGGATTCACGCTCACCGAGAGATGGTAAATTTATTGAGCGTTTAGGTTCATATAACCCAAACACCAATCCTGCAACCATCGAAATTAATTTCGAAAAAGCATTAGACTGGGTAAACAAAGGTGCTGAGCCTACGGATACTTGCCGTACTATTTTATCTCACAAAGGTATCTTGTACAAAAAACACTTACAAGGTGGTGTTAAAAAAGGCGCTTTAACAGTAGAACAAGCTGATGCTAAATTTGCTGAATGGTTAGTAGCTAAAGACAGTAAAATTGAAGGCAAAAAAGACAGTCTGACTAAATCTAAGGATGAAGTTAGAAAAACTGCTCTTGCTGCTGAAGCTAAGAAAAATGCAGACCGTGCTGCTGCTATCGCATTGAAAAATGCACCGGTAGCAGAAGAAGTTGTTGTTGAAGAAACTACTGAGGAAACTCCGGTAGCTGAAACTCCAACTGAAGATGCTCCTGCAACAGAAGAAACAAAAGAAGAAGAAGCATAG
- the pfkA gene encoding 6-phosphofructokinase — protein sequence MNKIKNIAVLTSGGDAPGMNAAIRAVVRAGIYYDLNVSGVLRGYEGLINGDFIAMDRKSVANIIQRGGTILKTARSDDFRTKEGRQKAYNQLKEHNIDAMVVIGGDGTFTGANLFTSEFDFPVIGLPGTIDNDLAGTDFTIGYDTAINTVVNAIDKIRDTAESHDRLFIVEVMGRDSGLIALRSGIGVGAEAIMIPEANMGVDGLIKRLEYGRKDKASKIIIVAEGDEVGGAFNVGEVLKENFPNYDIRVSVLGHIQRGGKPSCMDRVLASRFGVAAVEGLLAGRSGGMVGQINKEILFTPFDHAIKHIDAEEVSPAWLKLVEILSL from the coding sequence ATGAATAAAATTAAGAACATAGCTGTATTAACATCAGGGGGAGACGCACCCGGGATGAATGCTGCCATAAGGGCAGTAGTCAGAGCGGGTATATATTATGATTTAAATGTTTCAGGAGTACTAAGAGGATATGAAGGATTAATAAATGGTGATTTTATCGCTATGGACAGAAAATCCGTTGCAAATATTATCCAGCGTGGAGGAACCATTCTTAAAACTGCCAGAAGTGATGACTTCAGGACTAAGGAAGGAAGACAAAAAGCTTATAACCAGTTAAAGGAGCATAATATTGATGCTATGGTTGTGATTGGTGGTGACGGTACGTTTACAGGAGCGAATTTATTTACAAGTGAATTTGATTTCCCTGTAATTGGGTTGCCAGGTACAATTGATAACGATCTTGCAGGGACTGATTTTACAATTGGTTATGATACTGCAATTAACACAGTTGTAAATGCAATTGATAAGATCAGAGATACAGCAGAATCACATGACAGGCTTTTCATTGTAGAGGTTATGGGCAGAGATTCCGGATTAATAGCATTAAGAAGTGGAATTGGTGTAGGTGCTGAAGCAATTATGATTCCTGAAGCCAATATGGGTGTTGATGGGCTAATTAAAAGGTTAGAATACGGACGGAAAGATAAAGCTTCCAAAATTATAATAGTTGCCGAGGGTGATGAAGTTGGCGGAGCTTTTAATGTGGGAGAAGTTCTAAAAGAAAATTTTCCTAATTATGATATCCGGGTGTCTGTTTTAGGACATATTCAGCGTGGTGGAAAGCCAAGCTGTATGGATAGGGTGTTGGCCAGCCGTTTTGGTGTCGCTGCTGTAGAAGGCTTGCTGGCAGGTAGATCCGGTGGTATGGTCGGACAGATTAATAAGGAAATCTTATTCACTCCTTTTGATCATGCGATTAAACATATTGATGCTGAAGAAGTCAGTCCTGCCTGGTTAAAACTGGTAGAGATCTTGTCTTTATAA
- a CDS encoding protein-disulfide reductase DsbD family protein — MKKLILMLGLVLSMLFLHSSEGFALVQSHDSTAVSDDIQFTEIGSAADSAANAVVKDSVRKDSVKAVSDVKTAPVLQQTEQEKTLWQTFIQGLIGGFIAFLMPCIFPMVPLTVSYFTKRAGSRKKGIGQAIIYGISIIIIYVAFGLLITLLFGSAKLNELSSSGWFNFAFFILLVVFAVSFFGAFEITLPSSFVNKIDQKADDSKGLGGIFFMAASLALVSFSCTGPIIGTLLVQASSKGEILAPAIGMFGFAVALALPFTLSAIFPGFLNSMPKSGGWLNSVKVCLGFLELALALKFLSAADLVWHWEWFDREIFLVLWIVIFFLMGIYILGKIKFSHDSDIPYVSVPRLFFAIFSFSFAMYLVPGLWGAPVNILSGIAPPLNTQDFILGGNSNGSSQGSSDFPASVKYNDVLHPPHGFNAFFDLDEGLAYAKKVNKPVLIDFTGHACVNCRKMEDKVWIDPQVGHLIKDEYVLIQLYVDERSVKMPKDKVHYSKILRTTTDDLGRWNGDFQATTYNSNSQPFYVLGGHDLAPLVAPQGAIFDAKEYAAYLQSGLDKFKASKK; from the coding sequence ATGAAAAAGTTAATTTTAATGCTAGGCTTGGTCCTTTCAATGCTTTTCCTGCATTCCAGCGAGGGTTTTGCTTTGGTACAAAGTCATGATTCTACTGCGGTAAGTGATGACATTCAATTTACCGAAATTGGTTCTGCAGCAGATAGTGCTGCAAATGCTGTTGTGAAAGATAGTGTCAGGAAGGATAGCGTTAAAGCAGTTTCTGACGTTAAAACTGCGCCTGTTTTGCAGCAAACTGAACAGGAAAAAACATTATGGCAGACCTTTATACAAGGGTTAATTGGCGGATTCATTGCTTTTCTCATGCCTTGTATTTTTCCTATGGTGCCGCTTACTGTAAGTTATTTTACTAAGAGAGCCGGCAGCCGAAAAAAAGGAATAGGACAAGCAATAATTTATGGAATATCAATTATCATAATCTATGTAGCCTTTGGATTATTGATTACGCTGCTTTTTGGTTCGGCTAAACTTAATGAGTTGAGCAGCAGTGGTTGGTTTAATTTCGCTTTCTTTATTTTACTTGTTGTTTTTGCAGTATCATTTTTTGGTGCTTTTGAAATTACCCTGCCAAGTTCTTTTGTCAATAAAATTGATCAGAAGGCCGATGATAGTAAAGGTCTTGGCGGAATATTTTTTATGGCCGCTTCACTGGCTTTGGTTTCATTTTCCTGCACCGGGCCGATTATAGGCACCTTGCTGGTACAGGCAAGTTCTAAAGGTGAGATTCTTGCGCCCGCAATAGGGATGTTTGGTTTTGCTGTGGCACTGGCACTTCCTTTTACTTTGTCTGCAATATTTCCTGGTTTCCTGAATAGTATGCCTAAATCGGGTGGCTGGTTAAATAGTGTAAAGGTTTGTCTTGGATTTTTAGAGCTGGCTCTGGCGCTTAAGTTTTTATCTGCGGCTGATCTGGTTTGGCACTGGGAATGGTTTGACAGAGAGATATTCCTTGTATTGTGGATTGTTATCTTTTTCCTGATGGGGATTTATATACTTGGCAAAATTAAGTTTTCACATGACAGTGATATCCCTTACGTTTCTGTGCCAAGGTTGTTTTTTGCTATTTTCTCTTTCTCTTTTGCCATGTATCTTGTCCCTGGTCTTTGGGGGGCTCCGGTTAATATCTTAAGTGGTATCGCTCCTCCTTTGAATACACAGGATTTCATTTTGGGTGGAAACAGTAATGGAAGTTCACAGGGATCATCTGATTTTCCTGCTTCAGTTAAATATAATGATGTATTGCATCCTCCGCATGGTTTTAATGCATTTTTTGATCTTGATGAAGGATTGGCTTATGCTAAAAAAGTGAATAAACCAGTACTGATAGATTTTACCGGTCACGCATGTGTGAATTGCCGGAAAATGGAAGACAAGGTGTGGATAGATCCGCAAGTGGGTCATTTAATTAAAGATGAGTATGTTCTTATACAGTTATACGTTGACGAACGTTCGGTGAAAATGCCTAAGGATAAAGTTCATTATTCTAAAATTTTAAGAACTACAACTGATGATCTGGGGCGTTGGAACGGAGATTTTCAGGCTACGACCTATAACTCAAACTCGCAGCCATTTTATGTCCTTGGCGGGCATGATCTGGCTCCTTTGGTTGCCCCTCAGGGTGCAATCTTTGACGCTAAAGAATACGCTGCATATCTGCAAAGCGGTCTTGATAAATTTAAAGCATCCAAGAAATAA
- a CDS encoding protein-disulfide reductase DsbD domain-containing protein has protein sequence MKRITLVFAFLLFTVLGASAQIETPVTWSYAQKKISNTEAIVYLKATIQDGWHIYSQTVKPGGPVKTTIKFNPSKDFTVVGKTIEPKALSKFEKVFDMNVGYFENQVVFQQKVKLNKPSTVVTGTIEFMVCDATKCLPPDEVKFSVQVK, from the coding sequence ATGAAAAGAATAACCTTAGTATTTGCATTTTTATTATTTACAGTTCTTGGGGCGTCAGCTCAGATTGAGACTCCGGTAACGTGGTCTTATGCACAAAAGAAAATCAGTAATACAGAAGCAATAGTTTACCTTAAAGCGACTATCCAGGATGGTTGGCATATCTATTCGCAAACAGTGAAACCTGGTGGACCGGTTAAAACAACCATTAAATTTAATCCATCAAAAGATTTCACCGTAGTTGGAAAAACTATTGAACCGAAAGCTCTTTCTAAATTTGAAAAGGTTTTTGATATGAACGTTGGTTATTTTGAAAACCAGGTTGTTTTTCAGCAGAAAGTCAAATTGAATAAACCTTCCACTGTTGTGACAGGAACAATAGAATTTATGGTTTGCGATGCTACGAAATGTCTTCCTCCGGATGAGGTGAAGTTTTCAGTTCAGGTCAAATAG
- a CDS encoding biotin--[acetyl-CoA-carboxylase] ligase: MQNNTFSTLFVGQNLIKLLAVDSTNNFLKRMVSNSEPLPEGTVIMAENQYEGRGQAGNKWHAEPGKNLTFSVLLHPSFLPLNEQFNLNMTISIAIQKALSGIIDKGLSIKWPNDIYFMDKKIGGLLLENIVSGSRIKACIIGIGINVNQEIYETELEHRAGSIFQILHRHVDLVALLAEICSHIEAGYLKLKAGKDSGLRKEYLSYLYQYNIKANYRQNGEIIEGRITDVSESGLLSLETSDGLKTYNFKEIEFVHP; encoded by the coding sequence TTGCAAAATAACACTTTTTCAACACTATTTGTTGGTCAAAATCTTATCAAATTATTAGCAGTTGATTCTACCAATAATTTTCTGAAAAGGATGGTGTCAAATTCCGAGCCATTACCCGAAGGAACTGTTATTATGGCAGAGAATCAATATGAGGGACGCGGCCAGGCAGGAAACAAATGGCATGCAGAACCAGGCAAAAACCTGACTTTTAGCGTACTTCTCCATCCTTCTTTTCTTCCGCTTAATGAGCAATTTAACCTGAATATGACTATTAGTATAGCAATTCAAAAGGCGCTTTCAGGCATTATTGATAAAGGTTTAAGTATAAAATGGCCAAATGACATCTATTTTATGGATAAAAAAATAGGCGGCTTATTATTGGAGAATATCGTCTCTGGAAGTCGAATAAAGGCATGTATTATCGGAATCGGGATAAATGTTAATCAGGAAATTTACGAAACGGAACTAGAGCACCGTGCAGGTTCGATCTTTCAAATTTTACATCGGCATGTTGATTTAGTAGCGCTTTTAGCAGAAATTTGCAGTCATATTGAAGCAGGGTATTTAAAACTTAAAGCGGGTAAGGATAGCGGCCTGCGTAAGGAATACCTGAGTTATCTTTACCAATATAATATAAAGGCTAATTACAGACAAAATGGCGAGATAATTGAGGGAAGAATCACTGATGTGAGTGAGAGTGGGTTATTAAGTCTTGAAACCAGTGATGGATTAAAGACGTATAATTTTAAAGAAATTGAATTTGTTCATCCATAA
- the rsfS gene encoding ribosome silencing factor, which produces MVKKKIVNLSTYLSEIAVQGMQEKKGHDIVRLDLRELNSSVSDYFIVCNADSSTQVKAIADSVEDEIYKNTEATPWRKEGLENAEWIILDYFDVVIHIFKTEKRDFYGIEDLWGDAQTTSYQSA; this is translated from the coding sequence ATGGTAAAAAAGAAAATAGTAAACCTTTCTACCTACCTTTCAGAAATAGCCGTTCAAGGCATGCAGGAAAAAAAGGGCCACGATATCGTCCGTCTGGACTTAAGAGAATTAAACAGCTCCGTATCAGATTATTTTATAGTTTGTAATGCAGATTCTTCAACACAGGTAAAAGCAATTGCTGATAGTGTTGAAGATGAAATTTACAAAAACACAGAAGCCACGCCGTGGAGAAAAGAAGGATTAGAAAATGCAGAATGGATAATTCTGGATTATTTTGACGTTGTTATTCATATCTTCAAAACTGAAAAAAGAGATTTTTACGGTATAGAAGACTTATGGGGCGATGCTCAGACCACTTCTTATCAAAGCGCATAA